One Curtobacterium sp. MCLR17_032 genomic window carries:
- the otsB gene encoding trehalose-phosphatase translates to MPDQTTDSGLVPALETLAAAPRLLVALDFDGTLAPFADDPSQVGALPGSWAAVLTLQRARDTEVVLVSGRPLGSLAAVSHAPEGMALIGSHGVEWRVDGHDEDALTPEETARVARIGAALDEVGARHPGVVIEHKPAGHGVHTRRVSADEAAATNAEASRAAHDADADVLERGGKDILEFAVRHVTKGDAIERLRALRGADAVFFAGDDVTDEDAFRVLHDGDVGVKVGEGETLAAHRVADPAALTDVLKQLARARATR, encoded by the coding sequence ATGCCTGACCAGACGACGGACAGCGGTCTCGTGCCGGCTCTCGAGACGCTCGCGGCTGCGCCGCGACTGCTCGTGGCGCTCGACTTCGACGGCACGCTCGCGCCCTTCGCCGACGACCCGTCCCAGGTCGGCGCGCTGCCCGGCAGTTGGGCGGCGGTCCTGACCCTGCAGCGGGCCCGCGACACCGAGGTCGTGCTCGTCTCCGGGCGACCGCTCGGCAGTCTGGCCGCGGTGTCGCACGCGCCCGAGGGCATGGCGCTGATCGGCTCGCACGGCGTCGAGTGGCGGGTCGACGGCCACGACGAGGACGCCCTCACGCCGGAGGAGACGGCCCGGGTGGCCCGCATCGGTGCGGCGCTCGACGAGGTCGGTGCCCGGCACCCGGGTGTCGTCATCGAGCACAAGCCCGCCGGCCACGGCGTGCACACCCGACGGGTCAGTGCCGACGAGGCGGCGGCCACGAACGCCGAGGCCAGCCGGGCGGCGCACGACGCCGACGCCGACGTGCTCGAGCGCGGTGGCAAGGACATCCTCGAGTTCGCCGTGCGCCACGTCACGAAGGGCGACGCGATCGAGCGACTGCGTGCCCTCCGCGGTGCGGACGCGGTGTTCTTCGCGGGTGACGACGTCACGGACGAGGACGCCTTCCGGGTGCTCCACGACGGCGACGTCGGCGTGAAGGTGGGGGAGGGCGAGACCCTGGCCGCCCACCGGGTCGCCGACCCGGCGGCCCTGACCGACGTCCTGAAGCAGCTGGCGCGGGCGCGGGCGACCCGCTGA
- the otsA gene encoding alpha,alpha-trehalose-phosphate synthase (UDP-forming) gives MPADRTDSTRYAFVVASNRLPVDRVVEDDGTEGWRHSPGGLVTALEPVMRANDGAWVGWVGQPDVTVEPFDNEGIHIVPVPLSADDVQEYYEGFSNDTLWPLYHDVIEHPSYHRDWWNAYKRVNQRFAEQIAEIVEQDGIVWVQDYQLQLVPALLRALRPDLTIGFFNHIPFPPVGIYAQLPWRAQILDGLLGADVIGFQRQDDASDFLRAVRHIKGYTTKGSTVDVPVDDPKAPRSRKGITVRHVEARHFPISIDAESFEEIARRPEVQQRAKEIRDGLGNPKTVLLGVDRLDYTKGIRHRIKAFGELVEDGRLAVEDAALIQVASPSRERVDTYRMLRDEIELSVGRINGDLGVIGHQPISYLHHGYPREEMVALYLAADIMLVTALRDGMNLVAKEYVASRHDNDGVLILSEFAGAADELKQAVIVNPHDIGALKDSIQRAIEMPRRERSTRMRALRKRVKDNDVARWSRSFLEALDRHAPKGAQIDPESVEQGEPHREAQTDGTSIFDQDAQKARAAEDTREDRDA, from the coding sequence ATGCCCGCAGACCGCACCGACAGCACGCGCTACGCCTTCGTCGTCGCCTCCAACCGCCTCCCCGTGGACCGCGTCGTCGAGGACGACGGAACCGAGGGCTGGCGGCACTCGCCGGGCGGCCTCGTCACCGCACTCGAGCCGGTGATGCGGGCGAACGACGGAGCCTGGGTCGGATGGGTCGGGCAGCCGGACGTCACCGTCGAGCCGTTCGACAACGAGGGCATCCACATCGTCCCGGTGCCGCTCAGCGCCGACGACGTGCAGGAGTACTACGAGGGCTTCAGCAACGACACGCTCTGGCCGCTGTACCACGACGTCATCGAGCACCCGAGCTACCACCGTGACTGGTGGAACGCCTACAAGCGCGTGAACCAGCGCTTCGCGGAGCAGATCGCCGAGATCGTCGAGCAGGACGGCATCGTCTGGGTGCAGGACTACCAGCTGCAGCTCGTGCCGGCGCTGCTCCGTGCGCTCCGTCCCGACCTGACCATCGGCTTCTTCAACCACATCCCGTTCCCGCCGGTCGGCATCTACGCGCAGCTGCCGTGGCGCGCCCAGATCCTCGACGGCCTGCTCGGCGCCGACGTGATCGGGTTCCAGCGCCAGGACGACGCCAGCGACTTCCTCCGCGCGGTCCGGCACATCAAGGGCTACACGACCAAGGGCTCCACGGTGGACGTGCCCGTCGACGACCCGAAGGCGCCGCGCAGCCGCAAGGGCATCACGGTCCGCCACGTCGAGGCCCGCCATTTCCCGATCTCGATCGACGCCGAGAGCTTCGAGGAGATCGCCCGCCGGCCCGAGGTGCAGCAGCGCGCCAAGGAGATCCGTGACGGTCTGGGCAACCCGAAGACCGTCCTGCTCGGTGTCGACCGACTCGACTACACCAAGGGGATCCGGCACCGCATCAAGGCGTTCGGTGAACTGGTGGAGGACGGCCGCCTTGCGGTGGAGGATGCCGCGCTCATCCAGGTCGCCAGCCCGAGCCGCGAACGGGTCGACACGTACCGGATGCTCCGCGACGAGATCGAGCTCAGCGTCGGTCGCATCAACGGCGACCTCGGCGTGATCGGCCACCAGCCGATCTCGTACCTGCACCACGGGTACCCGAGAGAAGAGATGGTCGCGCTGTACCTGGCGGCCGACATCATGCTCGTCACCGCCCTCCGCGACGGCATGAACCTCGTCGCGAAGGAGTACGTCGCCTCCCGCCACGACAACGACGGCGTCCTGATCCTGTCCGAGTTCGCCGGTGCCGCCGACGAGCTCAAGCAGGCCGTGATCGTCAACCCGCACGACATCGGGGCGCTCAAGGACTCGATCCAGCGCGCCATCGAGATGCCGCGCCGCGAGCGCTCGACCCGGATGCGTGCGCTCCGCAAGCGCGTGAAGGACAACGACGTGGCCCGGTGGTCGCGCTCGTTCCTCGAAGCCCTGGACCGGCACGCCCCGAAGGGCGCCCAGATCGACCCGGAATCGGTCGAACAGGGCGAGCCGCACCGCGAGGCCCAGACCGACGGCACGTCGATCTTCGACCAGGACGCGCAGAAGGCGCGCGCCGCCGAGGACACCCGGGAGGACCGTGATGCCTGA
- a CDS encoding magnesium transporter CorA family protein codes for MVSTRCWQDGSSAERDFPVEQVSDLVARDGAFVWIDFTDPQASDLEQVQEELGIHVLAVEDAVESGQRPKLDRYRDSLFLVVYDAHGPGEDGAIVTHEVKAFVTKHALVTIHGADFDTAAVQRRWDANSDLADHGVPWLLWGLLDAVVDHATSVLETIERDIDALEDDLFETGDPREQQIQRRSFRLRKALGVLRRLVVPTRDSVGSLLHGDAETIIDGVRPYFRDVEDHLVSIADSVDQQRDAVSSVLDTNLNLASNRQNTVMKKVTSWAAIIAIPTGITSFFGQNVEFPGEGAWSGLWASIALTVASSLLLYRSFKHRDWL; via the coding sequence ATGGTGAGCACGCGCTGCTGGCAGGACGGTTCGTCGGCGGAGCGGGACTTCCCCGTGGAGCAGGTCTCGGACCTCGTCGCCCGCGACGGTGCCTTCGTCTGGATCGACTTCACCGATCCGCAGGCCTCGGACCTCGAACAGGTCCAGGAAGAACTCGGCATCCACGTCCTCGCAGTGGAGGACGCGGTGGAGAGCGGGCAGCGGCCGAAGCTCGACCGGTACCGGGACAGCCTGTTCCTGGTGGTCTACGACGCCCACGGTCCGGGGGAGGACGGCGCGATCGTCACCCACGAGGTGAAGGCCTTCGTCACGAAGCACGCCCTCGTCACGATCCACGGCGCCGACTTCGACACCGCGGCCGTCCAGCGCCGGTGGGACGCGAACAGCGACCTGGCCGACCACGGCGTGCCCTGGTTGCTCTGGGGACTGCTCGACGCGGTGGTCGACCACGCCACGAGCGTCCTCGAGACCATCGAGCGGGACATCGACGCGCTCGAGGACGACCTGTTCGAGACCGGCGACCCGCGCGAGCAGCAGATCCAGCGCCGCTCGTTCCGCCTGCGCAAGGCGCTCGGGGTGCTCCGCCGGCTGGTCGTGCCGACCCGGGACAGCGTCGGTTCACTGCTGCACGGCGACGCCGAGACGATCATCGACGGTGTCCGTCCGTACTTCCGGGACGTCGAGGACCACCTGGTGTCGATCGCCGACTCGGTCGACCAGCAGCGGGACGCGGTGTCGAGCGTCCTCGACACGAACCTCAACCTGGCGTCGAACCGGCAGAACACCGTGATGAAGAAGGTGACGAGCTGGGCGGCGATCATCGCGATCCCGACCGGCATCACGAGCTTCTTCGGGCAGAACGTGGAGTTCCCCGGTGAGGGGGCCTGGAGCGGGCTGTGGGCGTCGATCGCGCTCACCGTGGCGTCGTCGCTGCTGCTCTACCGGTCGTTCAAGCACCGCGACTGGCTGTGA
- a CDS encoding SLC13 family permease, which translates to MRQAVIGAVLLAVGAVCVALGLLPLPELGALAARVLPVLGFVLGLTIVSELAADAGVFDRLADVAARVGGGRTIGLWGAVVVLAVVCTVFLSIDTTAVLLTPIVITLARRVGLPPMPFALTTVWLANTASLLLPVSNLTNLLAVDKIGLDGPLPFAGLMVWAALAGVVVPCAVLLVVFRRSLFGRYTPVGLRKASDPVFFWAASAVLVALVVALTAGVEVWVAAVAAAVLLVVVAAFRAPSELKPSRVPWSTLVFAAGLFVVVETLHATGVTDPIVHALGGGTGSGSLLLLGGAGAVAANAIDNLPAYLVLEPAAGHEALRYAALLVGVNAGCLITPWASLATLLWHARLTAEGIHLSWGRYIALGCIVAPLTVVAGVFALAI; encoded by the coding sequence GTGCGCCAAGCAGTCATCGGAGCCGTCCTGCTCGCCGTCGGGGCGGTGTGCGTCGCCCTCGGCCTGTTGCCGCTGCCGGAACTCGGGGCCCTCGCCGCCCGCGTGCTGCCGGTCCTGGGCTTCGTCCTCGGCCTGACCATCGTCTCCGAACTCGCCGCGGACGCCGGCGTCTTCGACCGGCTGGCCGACGTCGCCGCCCGGGTCGGTGGCGGCCGGACCATCGGGCTGTGGGGCGCGGTCGTCGTCCTCGCCGTGGTGTGCACGGTCTTCCTGTCGATCGACACCACCGCGGTGCTGCTCACCCCGATCGTCATCACGCTCGCGCGCCGGGTGGGGTTGCCACCGATGCCGTTCGCGCTGACCACCGTGTGGCTCGCGAACACCGCGTCCCTGCTGCTGCCGGTGTCGAACCTCACGAACCTGCTCGCCGTCGACAAGATCGGGCTCGACGGGCCGCTGCCGTTCGCCGGCCTGATGGTGTGGGCCGCCCTCGCCGGGGTCGTCGTGCCGTGCGCGGTGCTGCTCGTCGTGTTCCGCCGGTCGCTCTTCGGCCGGTACACGCCGGTCGGGCTGCGGAAGGCGTCCGACCCGGTGTTCTTCTGGGCGGCGTCCGCGGTGCTCGTGGCCCTCGTCGTCGCGCTGACCGCCGGGGTCGAGGTCTGGGTGGCCGCGGTCGCCGCCGCGGTCCTGCTCGTCGTCGTCGCCGCGTTCCGGGCGCCGTCCGAGCTCAAGCCGTCCCGGGTGCCGTGGTCGACGCTCGTCTTCGCCGCCGGGCTCTTCGTCGTCGTCGAGACCCTGCACGCCACCGGCGTCACCGACCCGATCGTGCACGCCCTCGGTGGCGGCACGGGCAGCGGCTCCCTGCTGCTCCTCGGCGGTGCGGGCGCGGTCGCCGCGAACGCGATCGACAACCTGCCCGCCTACCTGGTGCTCGAGCCGGCGGCGGGGCACGAGGCCCTGCGGTACGCGGCGCTGCTCGTCGGCGTCAACGCGGGCTGCCTGATCACTCCGTGGGCCTCGCTCGCGACGCTGCTGTGGCACGCGCGACTGACGGCCGAGGGCATCCACCTGTCGTGGGGTCGCTACATCGCGCTCGGCTGCATCGTGGCGCCGCTCACCGTCGTCGCCGGCGTGTTCGCGCTCGCGATCTGA
- a CDS encoding mechanosensitive ion channel domain-containing protein has protein sequence MDILLRLLVAIGFALLLTAVAALVLHLVFRALGRRERWALALSRRTKHPTRSTLLVALLWTAFTTSVPNDLDRFPWRDDVSHVFLIVMIGVGCWLACELAIFLESLGLHRYRVDVPDNRVARRVRTQVLIIRRLTVAVLVIIAVGAILLTFPGVEAAGASVLASAGLLSVIAGLAAQSMLGNVFAGMQLAFSGSIRVDDVVVVEAQWGRIEEITLTYVVVHLWDDRRFVLPSTYFTSTPFENWTRTSSELLGAVEFDLDWRVSPSDMREELDRILATSTIWDGRTKVLQVTDAVGGFVRVRILVTAPDAGGLFDLRCYVREEMVEWVQRHHPDALPLQRVQLTEPTRTPPTKRSARNESDSQLFGEGDERSALFTGPIQTSGIHADEVPPDPRAR, from the coding sequence ATGGACATCCTCCTCAGACTGCTCGTCGCGATCGGGTTCGCGCTGCTCCTCACGGCGGTGGCGGCCCTGGTCCTGCACCTGGTGTTCCGCGCCCTCGGTCGGCGTGAACGCTGGGCGCTCGCGCTCTCCCGGCGGACGAAACACCCGACCCGCAGCACCCTGCTCGTCGCCCTGCTCTGGACGGCGTTCACGACGAGCGTGCCGAACGACCTCGACCGGTTCCCGTGGCGCGACGACGTCTCGCACGTCTTCCTCATCGTGATGATCGGCGTCGGTTGCTGGCTGGCGTGCGAGCTGGCGATCTTCCTCGAGAGCCTCGGCCTGCACCGGTACCGGGTCGACGTCCCGGACAACCGTGTCGCCCGTCGGGTGCGCACGCAGGTGCTCATCATCCGCCGGCTGACGGTGGCCGTCCTCGTCATCATCGCCGTCGGCGCGATCCTGCTCACCTTCCCCGGGGTGGAGGCCGCGGGCGCCAGCGTCCTCGCCAGCGCCGGTCTGCTGTCGGTGATCGCCGGTCTCGCCGCGCAGTCGATGCTCGGCAACGTCTTCGCGGGCATGCAGCTCGCCTTCTCCGGGTCGATCCGCGTCGACGACGTGGTGGTGGTCGAGGCGCAGTGGGGACGGATCGAGGAGATCACCCTCACGTACGTCGTGGTGCACCTGTGGGACGACCGACGGTTCGTGCTGCCGTCGACGTACTTCACGAGCACGCCGTTCGAGAACTGGACGCGGACGAGCAGTGAGCTCCTCGGTGCCGTCGAGTTCGACCTGGACTGGCGGGTCAGCCCGTCCGACATGCGCGAGGAACTCGACCGGATCCTCGCGACGAGCACGATCTGGGACGGCCGCACCAAGGTCCTGCAGGTCACAGACGCGGTCGGTGGGTTCGTCCGGGTGCGCATCCTCGTCACCGCCCCCGACGCCGGCGGGCTCTTCGACCTGCGCTGCTACGTCCGCGAGGAGATGGTCGAGTGGGTGCAGCGCCACCACCCCGACGCGCTCCCGCTGCAGCGCGTGCAGCTCACGGAGCCGACCCGCACGCCGCCGACCAAGCGCAGTGCTCGGAACGAGTCGGACTCGCAGCTCTTCGGCGAGGGCGACGAACGCTCCGCCCTCTTCACCGGGCCGATCCAGACGTCCGGCATCCACGCCGACGAGGTCCCGCCCGATCCCCGAGCCCGGTAG
- a CDS encoding amino acid permease, whose translation MTAKNDTGVDRAPANDFSHEQEGYQHGLKPRQLQMIAIGGAIGTGLFLGAGERLHNAGPALAITYLIAGVFAFFILRALGELVLHRPSSGSFISYAREFYGEKFAYAAGWMYFLNWAMTSIVDTTAVAVYLKYWSAFTAAPQWLLALIALVVVLAANMVAVKVFGELEFWFALIKVAALVAFLVVAIIWLVFAFPVETGGEAVRTGFSIWGDNGGILPNGVLPAVLVIQGVVFAYAAIELVGTASGETQDTEKVIPRAINSVVFRIAVFYVGSIVLLSILLPYTAYKKGESPFVTFFSSLGNPHVGVIVGSIMNFVVLTAALSSLNAGLYSTGRALHSMGMNGSAPKWTTKMSKGGVPYAGILLTAAFTVAGVALNYFVPGQAFEIALNIASLGIITAWGTIILCQMKLRQWAKQGLAKEPTFRLPGAPVTAWLTLAFLAAVIVLMAIDYPIGTYTIASLVIVIPLLIVGWFLQRDRILRIASLRQGVTGPYPVNGRDPAAQVRRRDGDDGTA comes from the coding sequence ATGACAGCGAAGAACGACACGGGCGTGGACCGCGCTCCGGCGAACGACTTCTCGCACGAGCAAGAGGGCTACCAGCACGGGTTGAAGCCCCGCCAGCTGCAGATGATCGCCATCGGTGGCGCCATCGGCACGGGGCTCTTCCTCGGCGCCGGGGAACGGTTGCACAACGCCGGACCAGCACTCGCGATCACCTACCTGATCGCGGGCGTGTTCGCCTTCTTCATCCTCCGGGCACTCGGCGAACTCGTGCTGCACCGGCCGTCCTCGGGCTCGTTCATCTCGTACGCGCGGGAGTTCTACGGCGAGAAGTTCGCCTACGCCGCCGGCTGGATGTACTTCCTCAACTGGGCGATGACGTCGATCGTGGACACCACGGCCGTCGCGGTCTACCTGAAGTACTGGTCGGCGTTCACCGCCGCACCGCAGTGGCTGCTCGCACTCATCGCCCTGGTCGTCGTCCTGGCGGCGAACATGGTCGCGGTGAAGGTGTTCGGCGAGCTCGAGTTCTGGTTCGCACTCATCAAGGTCGCCGCCCTGGTCGCGTTCCTCGTGGTCGCGATCATCTGGCTGGTCTTCGCGTTCCCGGTGGAGACCGGCGGCGAAGCGGTCCGCACCGGCTTCTCGATCTGGGGCGACAACGGCGGCATCCTGCCGAACGGCGTCCTGCCGGCCGTCCTCGTCATCCAGGGCGTCGTGTTCGCCTACGCCGCGATCGAGCTCGTCGGCACCGCGTCCGGTGAGACGCAGGACACCGAGAAGGTCATCCCCCGCGCCATCAACTCCGTCGTCTTCCGCATCGCGGTGTTCTACGTCGGCTCGATCGTGCTGCTCTCGATCCTGCTGCCCTACACGGCGTACAAGAAGGGCGAGAGCCCGTTCGTGACGTTCTTCTCGTCGCTCGGCAACCCGCACGTCGGCGTCATCGTCGGGTCGATCATGAACTTCGTCGTGCTCACCGCCGCACTGTCCTCGCTGAACGCCGGGCTCTACTCGACCGGGCGTGCGCTGCACTCGATGGGCATGAACGGCTCCGCGCCGAAGTGGACCACGAAGATGTCGAAGGGCGGGGTGCCGTACGCCGGCATCCTGCTGACCGCCGCGTTCACCGTCGCCGGCGTCGCGCTGAACTACTTCGTCCCCGGGCAGGCGTTCGAGATCGCCCTGAACATCGCGAGCCTCGGCATCATCACCGCGTGGGGCACGATCATCCTCTGTCAGATGAAACTGCGGCAGTGGGCAAAGCAGGGGCTCGCGAAGGAACCGACGTTCCGGCTGCCGGGCGCTCCGGTCACGGCCTGGCTGACGCTGGCCTTCCTCGCCGCGGTGATCGTGCTCATGGCGATCGACTACCCGATCGGGACCTACACGATCGCGTCGCTCGTGATCGTCATCCCGCTGCTCATCGTCGGCTGGTTCCTGCAGCGTGACCGCATCCTGCGCATCGCCTCGCTGCGGCAGGGCGTCACCGGGCCCTACCCGGTGAACGGCCGCGACCCGGCTGCCCAGGTCCGCCGACGCGACGGGGACGACGGCACCGCCTGA
- a CDS encoding SCO4848 family membrane protein — translation MLVFAAVVLFIGAVFNVIAWPRFFQRVAKDTRARDAAGRPTTFWRVHFILMLIGLAIAAASVVAAVLLLV, via the coding sequence GTGCTCGTCTTCGCCGCAGTGGTCCTGTTCATCGGTGCCGTCTTCAACGTGATCGCCTGGCCGCGCTTCTTCCAGCGCGTCGCGAAGGACACCCGTGCCCGCGACGCCGCCGGCCGTCCGACGACGTTCTGGCGCGTGCACTTCATCCTGATGCTCATCGGGCTCGCGATCGCCGCCGCCTCGGTCGTGGCCGCGGTGCTGCTGCTCGTCTGA
- a CDS encoding ImmA/IrrE family metallo-endopeptidase — protein MSDPRVLERFWEMGADAGWTGIEDAVAAAEQLVGKPIRVREESFLADEPVCGFVATLEHQHLVMISPTPSPTFRAFVIGHELGHVLHGHQESAPQAAAIRALIPDLPQYKVERALARGLFENEYERQAELFADRLAQLIRGHRERPSAFRGVFG, from the coding sequence ATGAGCGACCCCCGCGTCCTCGAACGCTTCTGGGAGATGGGTGCCGACGCGGGCTGGACGGGGATCGAGGACGCCGTCGCCGCTGCCGAGCAGCTCGTCGGCAAGCCGATCCGGGTCCGTGAAGAGTCGTTCCTCGCCGACGAGCCGGTGTGCGGCTTCGTGGCGACCCTCGAGCACCAGCACCTGGTGATGATCTCGCCGACGCCGTCCCCGACGTTCCGCGCGTTCGTGATCGGGCACGAACTCGGCCACGTCCTGCACGGGCACCAGGAGTCCGCTCCCCAGGCTGCGGCGATCCGCGCGCTGATCCCGGACCTGCCGCAGTACAAGGTCGAGCGGGCACTGGCCCGGGGCCTGTTCGAGAACGAGTACGAACGGCAGGCGGAGCTCTTCGCGGACCGTCTCGCGCAGCTCATCCGGGGTCACCGCGAGCGTCCCAGCGCGTTCCGCGGGGTCTTCGGGTGA
- a CDS encoding YigZ family protein: MSRRYPSTIAGPVEHEFVVSRSRFVTTAHPAQDPAAAEAVIADVRRWSWDARHHCSAMVTGILGDQARSSDDGEPSGTAGVPMLEVLRRRDLTDVVVVVSRWFGGVKLGAGGLVRAYSTSVSEALDRATVVRRAARTRVRVVVPHADAGRVDNALRAWVARHDATSGDTAYGEQAVFELWVPADGIAALEAELASVSAGALVPVLGEERVVDLE; this comes from the coding sequence GTGTCGCGCCGGTACCCCTCGACCATCGCCGGCCCGGTCGAGCACGAGTTCGTCGTCTCCCGCTCCCGGTTCGTCACGACCGCACACCCCGCGCAGGACCCGGCAGCCGCCGAGGCAGTGATCGCCGACGTCCGCCGATGGTCCTGGGACGCGCGGCACCACTGCAGCGCGATGGTGACGGGCATCCTGGGTGACCAGGCGCGCTCCTCCGACGACGGCGAACCCTCCGGCACCGCCGGGGTGCCGATGCTCGAGGTGCTCCGACGCCGCGACCTGACCGACGTGGTGGTGGTCGTCAGCCGGTGGTTCGGTGGGGTGAAGCTCGGCGCCGGCGGCCTCGTCCGCGCCTACTCGACCTCCGTGTCCGAGGCGCTGGACCGGGCGACAGTGGTCCGACGCGCCGCCCGCACCAGGGTGCGCGTCGTGGTGCCGCATGCCGACGCCGGGCGGGTCGACAACGCCCTGCGGGCCTGGGTGGCACGTCACGACGCCACCTCGGGAGACACCGCGTACGGCGAACAGGCGGTGTTCGAGCTCTGGGTGCCGGCGGACGGGATCGCGGCCCTCGAAGCGGAGCTGGCGAGCGTGTCGGCAGGCGCGCTCGTGCCGGTGCTCGGGGAGGAGCGGGTCGTCGATCTCGAGTGA